The following are from one region of the Mangifera indica cultivar Alphonso chromosome 14, CATAS_Mindica_2.1, whole genome shotgun sequence genome:
- the LOC123195588 gene encoding ACT domain-containing protein ACR6-like isoform X2: protein MDDEFAKLIRRMNPPRVVIDNNSCEDATVIQVDSVNKHGILLLVVQVFTDMDLIIKKAYISSDGGWFMDVFNVIDHNGNKIRDKRTIDYIQGRLESDVSFAASLRSSVGVMPSEDHTSIELTGTDRPGLLSEVCAVLADFQCNVVNAEIWTHNARAAAVVHVTDCSTGCAIKDAKRLSTIKQLLCNVLNANNDFKRAKTTLSPPGVMNRERRLHQIMFDDRDYERVERTVGRVEDKSSRPQVTVSNIEKDYTVITMRSKDRPKLLFDIVCTLTDMQYVIFHGMVNTGKMEAYQEFYIRHIDGLPISSDAERERVVQCLEAAIERRASEGLELELCTEDRIGLLSDITRIFRENSLCIRAAKISTKSGKVKDTFYVTDVTGNPVDPKIIDSIQGQIGETKLQVKHNPVLAPKPPETPTGFFLGNLFKARTKF from the exons ATGGACGATGAGTTTGCGAAGCTGATCAGGAGGATGAACCCACcaag AGTTGTAATTGATAATAACTCTTGTGAGGATGCCACGGTTATACAG GTAGACAGTGTCAACAAGCATGGAATTCTGCTGCTAGTTGTTCAAGTATTTACTGATATGGATCTTATAATAAAGAAAGCATACATATCATCTGATGGTGGATGGTTTATGGATG TGTTTAATGTGATTGATCACAATGGGAACAAAATCAGAGATAAGAGAACAATTGATTATATTCAAGGG AGGCTTGAAAGTGATGTTAGCTTTGCGGCCTCATTGAGAAGCTCTGTTGGGGTGATGCCTTCGGAAGATCATACCTCAATTGAGCTCACTGGCACTGACAGGCCTGGTTTATTGTCAGAGGTATGTGCAGTTCTTGCGGATTTCCAGTGCAATGTGGTAAATGCTGAGATATGGACACACAATGCTAGAGCTGCAGCTGTTGTTCATGTCACAGACTGTTCCACAGGGTGTGCAATTAAAGATGCAAAACGTCTCTCAACAATAAAGCAATTGCTTTGCAATGTTCTCAATGCAAACAACGACTTCAAAAGAGCAAAGACGACACTTTCACCTCCCGGTGTTATGAATAGGGAGAGAAGGCTGCATCAGATTATGTTTGATGATAGAGACTATGAAAGGGTTGAGAGAACGGTAGGAAGAGTTGAGGATAAGAGCTCAAGACCTCAAGTAACTGTTTCGAATATTGAGAAAGATTACACTGTGATTACAATGAGATCAAAGGATCGCCCAAAACTATTGTTTGACATTGTTTGCACTCTAACAGACATGCAATATGTTATTTTTCATGGAATGGTGAACACAGGGAAGATGGAAGCTTATCAG gAATTTTATATTCGACATATTGATGGGCTTCCTATTAGCTCAGATGCTGAACGAGAACGTGTTGTACAGTGTCTTGAAGCAGCCATTGAGAGGCGGGCATCTGAG GGATTGGAGCTAGAATTATGTACAGAAGATCGTATTGGACTCCTTTCAGACATCACAAGGATATTCCGTGAAAATAGTTTGTGTATAAGAGCAGCAAAAATTTCGACAAAAAGTGGGAAGGTCAAAGACACTTTCTATGTCACAGATGTGACTGGGAACCCAGTTGATCCAAAGATCATTGATTCTATTCAGGGACAAATTGGAGAAACCAAGCTGCAGGTAAAGCACAACCCGGTTCTTGCACCAAAACCACCTGAGACACCAACAGGATTTTTTCTGGGGAACTTGTTTAAGGCTCGAACAAAATTTTAA
- the LOC123195588 gene encoding ACT domain-containing protein ACR6-like isoform X1 translates to MDDEFAKLIRRMNPPRVVIDNNSCEDATVIQFPVQVDSVNKHGILLLVVQVFTDMDLIIKKAYISSDGGWFMDVFNVIDHNGNKIRDKRTIDYIQGRLESDVSFAASLRSSVGVMPSEDHTSIELTGTDRPGLLSEVCAVLADFQCNVVNAEIWTHNARAAAVVHVTDCSTGCAIKDAKRLSTIKQLLCNVLNANNDFKRAKTTLSPPGVMNRERRLHQIMFDDRDYERVERTVGRVEDKSSRPQVTVSNIEKDYTVITMRSKDRPKLLFDIVCTLTDMQYVIFHGMVNTGKMEAYQEFYIRHIDGLPISSDAERERVVQCLEAAIERRASEGLELELCTEDRIGLLSDITRIFRENSLCIRAAKISTKSGKVKDTFYVTDVTGNPVDPKIIDSIQGQIGETKLQVKHNPVLAPKPPETPTGFFLGNLFKARTKF, encoded by the exons ATGGACGATGAGTTTGCGAAGCTGATCAGGAGGATGAACCCACcaag AGTTGTAATTGATAATAACTCTTGTGAGGATGCCACGGTTATACAG TTTCCTGTTCAGGTAGACAGTGTCAACAAGCATGGAATTCTGCTGCTAGTTGTTCAAGTATTTACTGATATGGATCTTATAATAAAGAAAGCATACATATCATCTGATGGTGGATGGTTTATGGATG TGTTTAATGTGATTGATCACAATGGGAACAAAATCAGAGATAAGAGAACAATTGATTATATTCAAGGG AGGCTTGAAAGTGATGTTAGCTTTGCGGCCTCATTGAGAAGCTCTGTTGGGGTGATGCCTTCGGAAGATCATACCTCAATTGAGCTCACTGGCACTGACAGGCCTGGTTTATTGTCAGAGGTATGTGCAGTTCTTGCGGATTTCCAGTGCAATGTGGTAAATGCTGAGATATGGACACACAATGCTAGAGCTGCAGCTGTTGTTCATGTCACAGACTGTTCCACAGGGTGTGCAATTAAAGATGCAAAACGTCTCTCAACAATAAAGCAATTGCTTTGCAATGTTCTCAATGCAAACAACGACTTCAAAAGAGCAAAGACGACACTTTCACCTCCCGGTGTTATGAATAGGGAGAGAAGGCTGCATCAGATTATGTTTGATGATAGAGACTATGAAAGGGTTGAGAGAACGGTAGGAAGAGTTGAGGATAAGAGCTCAAGACCTCAAGTAACTGTTTCGAATATTGAGAAAGATTACACTGTGATTACAATGAGATCAAAGGATCGCCCAAAACTATTGTTTGACATTGTTTGCACTCTAACAGACATGCAATATGTTATTTTTCATGGAATGGTGAACACAGGGAAGATGGAAGCTTATCAG gAATTTTATATTCGACATATTGATGGGCTTCCTATTAGCTCAGATGCTGAACGAGAACGTGTTGTACAGTGTCTTGAAGCAGCCATTGAGAGGCGGGCATCTGAG GGATTGGAGCTAGAATTATGTACAGAAGATCGTATTGGACTCCTTTCAGACATCACAAGGATATTCCGTGAAAATAGTTTGTGTATAAGAGCAGCAAAAATTTCGACAAAAAGTGGGAAGGTCAAAGACACTTTCTATGTCACAGATGTGACTGGGAACCCAGTTGATCCAAAGATCATTGATTCTATTCAGGGACAAATTGGAGAAACCAAGCTGCAGGTAAAGCACAACCCGGTTCTTGCACCAAAACCACCTGAGACACCAACAGGATTTTTTCTGGGGAACTTGTTTAAGGCTCGAACAAAATTTTAA